TGCATCTTGCATCCTGCATCCTGCATCTTGTATCCTGCATCCTGTATCTTGTATCCTGCATCTTGCATCCTGCATCCTGCATCTTGTATCCTGCATCTTGTATCCTGTATCTTGTATCCTGCATCCTGTATCTTGTATCCTGCATCCTGTATTCTATTTTATTTGTTCTCGCAAAGACGCAAAGAACGCAAAAAAAAATATTAAAAAACAATGACATAAATCCTGCATCCTGCATCTTGCATCCTGTATCCTGTATCTTGCATCCTGCATCCTGCATCCTGAATCTTGTATCCTGCATCCTGCATCTTGCATCATTCCCTTCACTTTTTCATAGCTTTAATTCCCTGTAGTTCTTTGCCTTCTAAAAATTCGAGCATTGCTCCACCACCTGTGGATATATAACTTACTTGTTTTTCGAATCCGAATTTTTTTATTGCTGCTACTGAATCTCCACCTCCGATAAGTGAAAATGCTCCTTTTTTTGTTGCGTTGGCAACAGCATTTGCAATTTCTTTTGAGCCTTTTTGGAAATTATCAAATTCAAAAACACCCATTGGTCCATTCCAGAGTATTGTTTCGGATGCTTCAATTATTTCTGAGTATTTTTTTATGGCTTTTTCTCCAATGTCAAGTCCCATTCTGTTGTCAGGGACTTCATCACTAGGACAACTAATAATATTTGCTTCATTGCTAAAATCATCGGCACAAAGTGAATCTTGGGGAAGAAATATTTCAACATTTTGTTCTTTTGCTTTGATAAAAATTTCTTTTGCAACAGCAATACTGTCTTTCTCAACTAATGATTTCCCAATATTTCCGCCTTGTGCTTTTATAAATGTGTAAGCCATACCACCTCCAATGAGTAGATTATCAATTTTTGGAAGTAGGTTCTCAATAATAAGAACTTTATCAGAAACTTTTGCACCACCGAGAATTGCTGTAAAAGGTTTCTTAGAATCTTTAAGAACTTTTTCAATGTTTATAATTTCCTTTACCATTAGGTATCCGAAACATTTATTGTTTGGAAAAAAATCGGCAATTACCGATGTGGAAGCATGGGCACGGTGTGCAGTTCCAAAGGCATCATTGATATAAAAGTCGGCTAATTGGGAAAGTTTTGATGCGAAATCTTTATCACCTTTTTTCTCTTCTTTGTAAAATCTGAGATTTTCTAATAATAGAATTTCAGAGTTTTTTAGAGCTTTAGCTTTTTGAAAAGCAACATTTCCAATGCAATCATTGGCAAATTGAACTTTAGTTTCTGTTTTTTTTGATAAATAATCAACAATATGAGATAATGAAAATTTATTTTCTGTTGCTTTTGGTCTGCCGAGGTGAGACATTAAAATTGGAGAGCCTCCATCTTGTAAAACCTTTTTAATTGTAGGAATTGCAGCAACTATTCTGCTGTCGTCAGTAATTTGTTGCTTGTCATTTAACGGTACGTTAAAATCAACACGTATTAAAACTTTTTTATTTTTAAAATTAAAGTCATTAATTGTTTTCATATCAATTATTTTTTTTTGTTTCTCGCTAAGTTTTTTTTTGTTTCTCGCAAAGACGCCCCAATACAGTCATTCTTCCTTATGGGGCAAGCAAAGAACTCAAAGTTTTTTATTTTCCTTTTCCTTTAATTATAATAAGCAGTGTGTAAAATACTATTTTAAAATCCATTACAAGCGACATATTTTCAATGTAAAGGATGTCAAATTTCATTCTTTGTATCATCTGGTCAACATTATCTGCATAGCCATATTTTATTTCACCCCATGATGTAATTCCTGGTCTTACTTTTAAAAGGTGATTGTATTGAGGGGCTTGTTTAACAATTTTGTCAATAAAAAATTGTCTTTCAGGACGGGGACCAATAATTGACATTTCACCAATTAATACATTGTAAAATTGAGGTAATTCATCAAAACGATATTTTCTTAGAAACTGTCCTATGCCGGTTATTCTCGGGTCTTTGTCTGTTGTAAGCTCGGGTCCGTTCTTTTCAGCATTTTGTGTCATTGTCCTTAATTTATAAATCGTAAAAGGAACTGACTCTTTGCCAATTCTTTGTTGTTTGTAAAAAACAGGACCTTTTGAATTTAATTTTATAATTATTGAGATTACCAAAAAGAAAGGTGAAAAAACAATTAGTATAAAAATGGAAAAGGAAACATCAATAACTCTTTTTATGTTTTTTTGCCAAGCAGGTAAAATCTCGGGAGAAATATCTATTAAAGCTGAACCAAAAATATAGTTCATTTTTACAGAGCCGGTTATAATATCGTAAATATCAGGTATAATTTTTACTGTTACCCTAATACCTTCAAGTGTGGATAATACTTGTTGTAATTTTTCATGTTCAGAGGAATCTATTGCAAGTATTACAACTTCAATGTTTTGTTCTTTTATTAGTTTTGGCAGTTCTTTATATGATCCTAAATTTTTGAGATGATTATCAAGAACTTTATTGGGTTTGTCAAAAACAGTAGCATAACCTATAAATTTATATCCTTGAGAATATTTTTCATTTTCAAGTTCTTTAAAAAGTTCCAAACCTTTTTTGTTGCTACCAATTATTACGGTTTTAAAAGATATTTCTCGTCTTTTAATTTTCCCTTTTATTATTGTAAGAATAACAAGTCTTGAAATAGAAACAATAAAAAATTGCATAAAAAGGAGTGTTGGAAATGTTAGTCTATAAACTTTATAATTTTTGACTTCATCATCAAGTAGGATAAGAAAGAAAAGCATTAAAGTGGCGATAAAAGTAATTCCAAATCCTGAGAAAAATTCTTTAAGGCGTGATTTTGTGTGAATATTTTTGTAAGTACCGCTAATCCAGTAAGTAAAAATCCAATAAACAGGAATAATGAGTAATGCCCAATAAAAATTTTCTGTAAAAATAATAGGAACTTTGTAACCATATTTTGCCGGTTCAATTACAGTTTTTCTAAAAATAAAAAACAATGTCCAAGCTAAGGCAGAACCTAAAAAGTCGGAAAGCAGGTATTGAATTGTAAAATTTCGTTTATTCAAGGCTTAGTAATTTTATGTTATCAAGATAAACTGAGGCAGTATCACCTTCAGTATTTTTAATTGCTCCAATAAAAAATCTAAAAACATTATTGAAGGGTTCAAAAGCTATTTCGGAACCCATATTGATATATATTTTATTCCATTCTTCTGATGGATTTAATTTAAAAAAACCATGTTGGATTTTATCTGAAGCATTGATGGAAAAATATCCTATGGTAAGCATGATAGTTGTTTTGTAGTTCATTTCCATAAAAATTGCTTTGCCACGTGGAACTTTAAAAATATTTACTGTTTGCATTTCAAAAATATCACCTTTATTTATGATTTTTGCTGAAAGTGAATAATTTTTTTCAAAAATATTTTCAGTACTTCTTTTGTAATCAACAGAGTTTCTGTCCGTTTTTTCGAATGATGATTCAGGATTTTCAAAATCTTCGTTAAAAGTCATTACAAATCCATCACTTTTGTATCTGATAACAGGGCTTAATGTATCAATTATTGCTTGGGATAAAGTAAGTGTTTTGTTGTAGGTTTTGTAGAAAGGATAAGGAACACGAGTATTTGTAATTCCATTTTCTTTAATTCCTCCCTGAATGTTAATTGTGTGTTCTCCTTTTTCTAAAATTGGAATAGTAACAGGAAGCTCAAAAGCTCCTATGAACTTTTTGTTGTCGAGGAAAACCCATGCATCAACAATATTGTGCGACATGCTACCAAAAGAATCATAACTCCCGGAAAGTGATATTTTATCAATGTGAATATAAGAAGGAATTTCTTCTTCAGGATTGATAATATCACATGAAGTAATAATTAGTGTTGAGAAAATCAAATATGTTAATATTTTTTTCAAAATTATTTTAAATTTACTTTTTCTTGTGATTTGTTAATTTCTTCTAATATTTCATAAGCAAGTTTCAATGAGCGAAATCCGTCATCTATGGTAACTTCAGGTGTTGTGTCATTCAAAATTGATTCCGAAAAAAGTGTTAATTCATGCTTTATTGAATTTATTTCAGGCACCTTTGGTGTTGAATAAATTATTTCTTTTTTCTTTTTTCCATTACCGGGGTCAATTACAAAGGAAAAAGGGTCTGTACTTTCGCCTTGTAGTTCATGAATTTTATAAACAGCGACTTTTTTGTCAAGGAAATTTATAGTTATGTATGAATTTTTTTGGAACAATCTCATTTTCCTTTCATTCTTCAACGATGCTCTACTTGCTGTGAGGTTTGCAACATATCCGTTTTCAAATTCAACACGTGCATTTGCAATATCCGGTGAATCGCTGATTATTGAAACACCGCTTGCATTTATCTGTTTTACTTTTGAATCAACTAAGCTCAAAATAATATCAATGTCATGAATCATTAAGTCAAGAACAACAGAAACATCATTGCCACGTGGGTTGTATTGTGCTATTCTTGTTGATTCAATAAACATTGGTTTCAATACTGTTTCTTGAGCTGCAATAAAAGCAGGATTAAATCTTTCCACATGTCCTACTTGAGCTTTGATACCTGCAACTTTAACCATTTTAACCAATTCTTCAGCTTCTTTAATTGAGTAAGCTAAAGGTTTTTCTATAAAAAGGTGTTTGCCTTTTTTTATTGAGGCTTCTGCACATTCGTAGTGAGATAGGGTGGGAGTTACAATGTCAATAACATCAACAGCATCAATTAATTCGTCAAGGGAGTTAAATTTCTTGATTTTTAATTCATTGCTTACTTTTTCGGCAGTATCGTTATCTGGGTCAAAAAAACCACAAAGTTGATATGCACTTATTTCTTTAATGAGTTTTAAATGAATTTTTCCTAAATGTCCTGCTCCTAAAACACCAATTTTTAGCATAATATTGTTTTGTTGTGATTCAATTACATTTAATTAATTACTGCAAATATGAATAAAATAACTAATTACCAAGCTTTTAAATTTATGAAATTTAATATTTTGCTTTTGTACAGAAAGCTTTTATAAGATTAATGATATAAAATTCAAAATGCGTTTTACTTATCATCAGTAAAGCGAAACTTATTTCCTAATGCTTGGGTTACGAATTTGCGTTTATCAAAATAAAAATCGTATTTCAATCGTCCGTCCATATTGTCTTTGCTTACAAAGGGTTCTAAAGATAAAACTTGTTTTAATTCTTCAAAATTCAGCCAAAACATTGGTTTTTCATATAGTAGTGTGTTTGCTGCATATTCTTCAATTAATGGTGCAATTGCTTTTATTTCATATCTTATATTTCCTTCGTTATCAGATAATGAGTCTTCAATAATTGCAAAACGTATTATACTTTCGGGATTAAATTTTGAATAAACTACTGTATCAACATAAAAATCGGGGTAGTTAATGTCAGGTTGATATTGAAAAGTGTCGGAGGAAGCACCGATTTTTAAAACCTCATCTTTTTTGTAAACAGTTGTTAGTGTTGTGTCTTTGTAAACTTTTATTGTAATACCTTTTCTACCAATGGTTGCAGCTTCATAAATTATGCGATTTATGGGATTTATTTTTGCCCTCAAAGCATAGTTTTGCATATCGTCAATATCTATTATTTCATATATTTTCCCACGAACTTGATAGTTGGTGTTGAGGTCAATATTTTCTTGAGATTTTGATGTTTTGAAACTGAATAACAGTATTGTGAAAATGAGAATTGAAATTAGGTTTTTTTTCATGTTTAATTTATTATCAAATTTGTTAATTCCGTTTATTATTTACTTTCAAAAAAAAACAAAATTAACAAATTTTAGATAAAGTTTGAGTAATGATTGAAGAATAGTAGTTGATAATACCAATTTAATTTCAAAACGCCTGATAAATAAATTAAATTATATTTTTCTTTTTTTAGGCAAAAATTCTTTGCATAGCCATAGCTACGGAAATAATTTTTAACGACAAAAAAGGGAAATAGAAATGATTTATATCGGGTGTTTTGATGTTAATTTGGTATAAACTGTAAAATCAGAAATTTACCAAAAGAAAATTATTGTTGTAAATTTGAGTCCACTCTAAAAAGTAATGAGTGCAGGTTTTGAAAATCAGGAATTGCCCCATTCACTAAAGGAAGTCTTGATTTTCAGCTACTTTTCCCTTTATGGTTTTGGGGTAGAAAGGAGATTAAAATTATTCTAAGACTTTTTAGAGAGGACTCAAATGTATAATTTTTATAACAAATTCTTAGTATTTCACTGTTTCTAACTTCGGTACTAAAATACAGTTTTCGTATTCGTCAATTATTTCATTAAAAGTATCTTTGACTGATTGTATTTTTTCAGCCATGTATGCTTTTGATCCTGCAAAGGCAAATCCTTCATCCATTTTACCTTGTGCTGAGTTGAAAAGTGCTTCTGCTATGCAATAAGGAACTTCTTTAAAATTACAGCTTTTTAAACATTTCCAAGGACATTTTACCGGTTTTTCTAATCCGTTTTGAACTTTTTCTACAAAAGAATTTTTTATAACTTGTCCTGGTAATCCAACAGGACTGTCAATAATTGTAATATCGCTTTGTTTGCTTGCCAAATAACTTTCTTTGAATTCAATAGCAGCATCACATTCGTGAGTGGTAACAAAGCGAGTTCCCATTTTTACTGCTGTTGCTCCTTGTTTGAAAATGTTATAAATATCTTTTCCTGTGTAAATTCCGCCACCTGCAATTACAGGAATTTTTTTGTCAAATTGCTTCTCAAATTGTTTGATAACAGCAACTGTTTCAGATGTAATTTTTGAGATGGAATATTTTTCATCGGTTAATTGTTCCTTTTTGAAGCCTAAATGCCCACCTGCTTTTGGACCTTCAACGGCAACTGCATCAGGCACCTGATTGTATTTGTTTGCCCAATATTGAAAAATAAGCCGTGCTGCTTTTGCTGAAGATACTTTAGGGATAATTTTAGTGTTAGTTTTTTGTAATTCTTCGAAAGTCATTCCTGCGGGAATTTTTAATGGCAATCCTGCTCCAATAAAAATAACATCAATTTTTTCTTCAATTGAAACTTTGAATAGGTCTTCATAATCGGTAACAGCCATCATAATATTTACGCCTAATATTCCATCAGTTAATTTTTTAGCTTTTCTAATTTCTTTTCTTAAGGCTATTTTATTTGATTCACGGAAATTTTTTCTGTATCCGGGTTCAGTCATTCCTATTCCTACTGCTGAAATAACGCCTATGCCTCCTTGATTTGCTACTGCTGATGCTAAGCCTGACAGTGAAATTGCTACGCCCATGCCTCCTTGAATTATAGGTAATTTAACTTCTAGATTTCCAATTTTAAATGATTTCATTGTTTTAAATGATTTATTATTTTGGAGCAAAAATATTAATAGATATAGTTGCAATAAAATAA
The window above is part of the Bacteroidota bacterium genome. Proteins encoded here:
- a CDS encoding phosphoglycerate kinase, whose protein sequence is MKTINDFNFKNKKVLIRVDFNVPLNDKQQITDDSRIVAAIPTIKKVLQDGGSPILMSHLGRPKATENKFSLSHIVDYLSKKTETKVQFANDCIGNVAFQKAKALKNSEILLLENLRFYKEEKKGDKDFASKLSQLADFYINDAFGTAHRAHASTSVIADFFPNNKCFGYLMVKEIINIEKVLKDSKKPFTAILGGAKVSDKVLIIENLLPKIDNLLIGGGMAYTFIKAQGGNIGKSLVEKDSIAVAKEIFIKAKEQNVEIFLPQDSLCADDFSNEANIISCPSDEVPDNRMGLDIGEKAIKKYSEIIEASETILWNGPMGVFEFDNFQKGSKEIANAVANATKKGAFSLIGGGDSVAAIKKFGFEKQVSYISTGGGAMLEFLEGKELQGIKAMKK
- a CDS encoding sugar transferase; its protein translation is MNKRNFTIQYLLSDFLGSALAWTLFFIFRKTVIEPAKYGYKVPIIFTENFYWALLIIPVYWIFTYWISGTYKNIHTKSRLKEFFSGFGITFIATLMLFFLILLDDEVKNYKVYRLTFPTLLFMQFFIVSISRLVILTIIKGKIKRREISFKTVIIGSNKKGLELFKELENEKYSQGYKFIGYATVFDKPNKVLDNHLKNLGSYKELPKLIKEQNIEVVILAIDSSEHEKLQQVLSTLEGIRVTVKIIPDIYDIITGSVKMNYIFGSALIDISPEILPAWQKNIKRVIDVSFSIFILIVFSPFFLVISIIIKLNSKGPVFYKQQRIGKESVPFTIYKLRTMTQNAEKNGPELTTDKDPRITGIGQFLRKYRFDELPQFYNVLIGEMSIIGPRPERQFFIDKIVKQAPQYNHLLKVRPGITSWGEIKYGYADNVDQMIQRMKFDILYIENMSLVMDFKIVFYTLLIIIKGKGK
- a CDS encoding Gfo/Idh/MocA family oxidoreductase, with product MLKIGVLGAGHLGKIHLKLIKEISAYQLCGFFDPDNDTAEKVSNELKIKKFNSLDELIDAVDVIDIVTPTLSHYECAEASIKKGKHLFIEKPLAYSIKEAEELVKMVKVAGIKAQVGHVERFNPAFIAAQETVLKPMFIESTRIAQYNPRGNDVSVVLDLMIHDIDIILSLVDSKVKQINASGVSIISDSPDIANARVEFENGYVANLTASRASLKNERKMRLFQKNSYITINFLDKKVAVYKIHELQGESTDPFSFVIDPGNGKKKKEIIYSTPKVPEINSIKHELTLFSESILNDTTPEVTIDDGFRSLKLAYEILEEINKSQEKVNLK
- a CDS encoding nitronate monooxygenase, translated to MKSFKIGNLEVKLPIIQGGMGVAISLSGLASAVANQGGIGVISAVGIGMTEPGYRKNFRESNKIALRKEIRKAKKLTDGILGVNIMMAVTDYEDLFKVSIEEKIDVIFIGAGLPLKIPAGMTFEELQKTNTKIIPKVSSAKAARLIFQYWANKYNQVPDAVAVEGPKAGGHLGFKKEQLTDEKYSISKITSETVAVIKQFEKQFDKKIPVIAGGGIYTGKDIYNIFKQGATAVKMGTRFVTTHECDAAIEFKESYLASKQSDITIIDSPVGLPGQVIKNSFVEKVQNGLEKPVKCPWKCLKSCNFKEVPYCIAEALFNSAQGKMDEGFAFAGSKAYMAEKIQSVKDTFNEIIDEYENCILVPKLETVKY